Proteins encoded by one window of Serratia nevei:
- the folM gene encoding dihydromonapterin reductase, with translation MEHPNSAPVLITGGARRIGLALAKAFLERGVPVIIAYRSEYPAMAELKTLGACCIQGDFSTHEGIYLFADRVRQVAPKLRAVIHNASAWQAESPEVPPEQVMAAMLQIHVYTPYLLNQLLESCLTGQGQAGADIIHLTDYVVEKGSDKHIAYAASKAALDNMTRSFARKLAPEVKVNAIAPALIIFNAGDDEAYRQQALAKSLMKVAPGESEVVNLVNYLLESRYVTGRTHGVDGGRPLR, from the coding sequence ATGGAACACCCCAACTCTGCCCCGGTGCTGATTACCGGCGGCGCGCGGCGCATCGGGCTGGCGCTCGCCAAAGCGTTTCTCGAGCGCGGCGTTCCCGTCATCATCGCCTATCGCAGCGAATATCCGGCGATGGCCGAGTTGAAAACCTTGGGCGCCTGCTGCATTCAGGGCGACTTTTCCACGCACGAAGGCATCTACCTTTTCGCCGACCGGGTGCGGCAGGTGGCGCCTAAACTGCGCGCGGTGATCCACAACGCCAGCGCCTGGCAGGCCGAGTCGCCGGAGGTGCCGCCGGAGCAGGTAATGGCGGCGATGCTGCAGATTCACGTCTATACGCCCTATTTGCTCAATCAGCTGCTCGAATCCTGCCTGACCGGCCAGGGCCAGGCCGGTGCCGACATCATCCATCTGACCGACTACGTGGTGGAAAAAGGCAGCGACAAACACATCGCCTATGCCGCCAGCAAGGCCGCGCTGGACAATATGACCCGTTCATTTGCCCGCAAGCTGGCGCCGGAGGTCAAGGTCAACGCCATCGCGCCGGCGCTGATCATCTTCAATGCGGGCGACGATGAAGCCTATCGCCAGCAGGCGTTGGCGAAGTCGCTGATGAAGGTAGCGCCGGGCGAGAGCGAAGTGGTCAACCTGGTGAACTACCTGCTGGAGAGCCGCTACGTGACCGGCCGCACCCACGGCGTCGACGGCGGGCGGCCGCTACGCTGA
- a CDS encoding MFS transporter, whose protein sequence is MQRLSLPLLVTAIMTPQILETLYSPALTAIRSDFGISAAQAGQTLSIYFFAFALGVAFWGAFCDRFGRRPAMLAGLALYLVGAGIALLSGSFTLLLVARALIAFGAAVGSIVTQTMLRDVYQGPALGRMFALVGIALSISPLLGMFAGGALVAWGGSAAIFIAQAAWALALLLWSYGTLPETRQRQTATAAAPGIALTTMLRDRHIWCSALLVASFNIMVFSYFSLAPFMFERLGLSSQQFGYSGVMLALGSLAGALLNRHLLARGVSAKRQILLGGLLAVASGVALFWWQHSLWMLLPCALVMLAFGLAIPNVLSQALTRYREQLGTAGALFGLLYYLLIGLGLTIAARGQDLAATLLLCGLLSLWCAGRLPAGTPELSPKAAR, encoded by the coding sequence ATGCAACGCTTATCTTTACCGCTGCTCGTCACCGCCATCATGACGCCGCAGATCCTGGAAACGCTGTACAGCCCGGCGCTTACCGCCATCCGCAGCGATTTCGGCATCAGCGCCGCGCAGGCCGGGCAGACGTTATCCATCTATTTCTTCGCCTTCGCCCTCGGCGTCGCCTTTTGGGGAGCCTTCTGCGATCGGTTCGGCCGCCGTCCGGCGATGCTGGCCGGCCTGGCGCTCTATTTGGTCGGCGCCGGCATCGCGCTGCTGAGCGGCAGCTTCACGCTGTTGCTGGTCGCCCGTGCGCTGATCGCCTTCGGTGCCGCGGTCGGTTCCATCGTCACGCAAACCATGCTGCGTGACGTCTATCAAGGCCCGGCGCTGGGGCGCATGTTCGCGCTGGTCGGCATCGCGCTTTCCATCAGCCCGCTGCTGGGAATGTTTGCCGGCGGCGCGCTGGTCGCCTGGGGCGGCAGCGCGGCGATCTTCATCGCACAGGCGGCCTGGGCGCTGGCGCTGCTGCTGTGGAGCTACGGCACATTGCCGGAAACGCGGCAGCGGCAGACCGCAACGGCCGCCGCACCGGGCATTGCCCTGACGACGATGCTGCGCGATCGGCACATCTGGTGTTCGGCACTGCTGGTCGCCAGCTTCAATATCATGGTGTTCAGCTACTTCAGCCTGGCGCCGTTCATGTTCGAAAGGCTGGGGTTGAGCAGCCAGCAGTTTGGCTACTCGGGCGTGATGCTGGCGCTGGGCAGCCTGGCGGGAGCGCTGTTGAACCGCCACCTGCTGGCGCGCGGCGTCAGCGCCAAGCGTCAGATCCTGCTGGGCGGGTTGCTGGCGGTGGCCAGCGGCGTGGCATTGTTCTGGTGGCAACACAGCCTGTGGATGCTGCTTCCCTGCGCGCTGGTGATGCTGGCGTTCGGGTTGGCTATCCCGAATGTGCTGAGCCAGGCGCTGACCCGCTACCGGGAGCAACTCGGCACTGCCGGCGCGTTATTCGGGCTGCTGTACTATCTGCTGATCGGCCTGGGGTTGACGATCGCGGCGCGCGGGCAGGATTTGGCCGCCACGCTGCTGCTGTGCGGTCTGTTGAGCCTGTGGTGTGCCGGCCGCTTGCCGGCCGGCACACCTGAGCTTAGCCCGAAAGCTGCTCGATAG
- a CDS encoding trypsin-like serine peptidase gives MRISVLLLLCSLPLIAAQAARADGPSKAEQTRLFFGKDERIKVTDTAAQPWQAIGQVETASGNLCTATLISPHLALTAGHCVLAPPGQLDKAIALRFVAGDKSWQYQTGNIETLVDSKLGKKLKPDGDGWIVPPAAAAYDFALIRLKDKKPLPIAPLPLWQGDSKALTQALKQAKRLITQAGYPEDHLDDLYSHQNCKVTGWAQQGVLSHQCDTLPGDSGSPLLLKTADGWQLIAIQSSAPAAKDRYRADNRALAVPGIREALDALAAGK, from the coding sequence ATGCGCATATCCGTTTTACTGTTGCTGTGCTCACTCCCGCTCATCGCTGCTCAGGCGGCACGCGCCGACGGCCCGTCCAAGGCCGAGCAAACGCGTCTGTTTTTCGGCAAAGATGAACGAATCAAGGTCACGGATACCGCCGCCCAGCCGTGGCAGGCCATCGGCCAGGTCGAAACCGCCAGCGGTAATCTGTGCACCGCCACGCTGATCTCCCCGCACCTGGCGTTGACCGCCGGCCACTGCGTACTGGCACCGCCCGGACAACTGGATAAAGCCATCGCGCTACGCTTCGTGGCAGGCGATAAATCCTGGCAGTATCAAACCGGCAATATCGAGACCCTGGTCGACAGCAAACTGGGCAAAAAGCTGAAGCCGGACGGTGATGGCTGGATCGTGCCGCCCGCCGCCGCCGCCTATGACTTTGCGCTGATCCGTCTGAAAGACAAAAAGCCGCTGCCGATCGCACCGTTGCCGCTGTGGCAAGGCGACAGCAAGGCGCTGACCCAGGCCCTGAAACAGGCCAAACGGCTGATTACTCAGGCGGGTTACCCGGAAGATCATCTGGATGACCTTTACAGCCACCAAAACTGCAAGGTGACCGGCTGGGCCCAGCAAGGCGTACTGTCGCACCAATGTGATACCCTGCCCGGCGACAGCGGTTCACCGCTGCTGTTGAAAACCGCCGACGGCTGGCAGCTGATCGCCATCCAAAGTTCGGCGCCGGCGGCGAAAGATCGCTATCGCGCCGATAACCGCGCCCTGGCGGTACCCGGCATCCGCGAAGCGCTGGACGCCCTGGCCGCAGGCAAATAA
- a CDS encoding pyridoxamine 5'-phosphate oxidase family protein encodes MNELNDDMKKMLAKQLPVQATSSPNGVPDIGPKRSLRLYDDRTLIYNENTGGQTLQNIREGSKMAVVVIDREALDGYRFVGTPELFLAGKPFDDALAFAEKNGMKPPKYAVLIHIDSIYTLRSGPNAGTRL; translated from the coding sequence ATGAATGAATTGAATGACGACATGAAGAAAATGCTGGCCAAACAGCTGCCTGTACAGGCAACCAGCAGCCCGAACGGCGTGCCCGATATCGGCCCCAAACGTTCTCTGCGCCTCTATGATGACCGTACGCTGATTTACAACGAAAATACCGGTGGCCAGACGCTGCAAAATATCAGGGAGGGATCGAAAATGGCCGTCGTGGTCATCGACCGCGAGGCGCTGGACGGTTACCGCTTCGTCGGCACCCCGGAACTGTTCCTGGCGGGCAAGCCGTTTGACGACGCGTTGGCATTTGCAGAAAAAAATGGAATGAAGCCGCCGAAATACGCGGTGCTCATTCATATAGACAGTATTTATACCCTGCGCTCCGGCCCCAATGCCGGGACCCGGCTTTAA
- the rstB gene encoding two-component system sensor histidine kinase RstB: MRKLFVQFFLLLFVCFLVMAMLVGLVYKVTAERAGRQSMDDLMKSSLYLMRSELREIPLKDWNKTIATLDLNLSFKLHIEPLGKQELSEDLKKRLRLGEIIALDDQYTFMQRIPRSHYVLVVGPIPYLFYLHQMRLLDLVLLVFIGMSLALPVFLWMRPHWQDLLKLENAAQRLGAGHLDERTHFDPTSSLSRLGVAFNQMADNVNTLIASKKQLIDGIAHELRTPLVRLRYRLEMSDNLSESEQQALNRDIGQLESLIDELLTYARLDRPQVALNIGPIDLPKWLEDKVDDIRLIHQERDIQLDIPHVGDFGGVDLRLMERVLDNLVNNALRYSEQRLRVGLWFDGDLACLQVEDDGPGIPPEERERVFEPFVRLDPSRDRATGGCGLGLAIVHSIAVAYQGQVFVEGSSLGGASFRFCWPVKPTFSLKADLA, translated from the coding sequence ATGAGAAAACTTTTCGTCCAGTTCTTCCTGTTGCTGTTCGTCTGTTTTCTGGTGATGGCGATGCTGGTCGGCCTGGTGTACAAAGTGACCGCCGAGCGCGCCGGCCGCCAGTCGATGGACGATCTGATGAAAAGTTCGCTGTATCTGATGCGCAGCGAGCTGCGCGAAATCCCGCTGAAGGACTGGAACAAGACCATCGCTACGCTGGATCTCAACCTGTCGTTCAAGCTGCATATCGAGCCGCTCGGCAAACAGGAGCTGAGCGAGGATCTGAAAAAACGGCTGCGGCTGGGGGAAATCATCGCCCTCGACGATCAGTACACCTTTATGCAGCGCATTCCGCGCAGCCACTACGTGTTGGTGGTCGGCCCCATTCCTTATCTGTTCTATCTGCATCAGATGCGCCTGCTGGATCTGGTGTTGCTGGTGTTTATCGGCATGTCGCTGGCGCTGCCGGTGTTTCTGTGGATGCGGCCGCACTGGCAAGACCTGCTCAAGCTGGAAAACGCCGCCCAGCGGCTCGGCGCCGGGCATCTGGATGAACGTACCCACTTCGATCCCACCTCCAGCCTGAGCCGGCTCGGCGTGGCGTTCAACCAGATGGCCGACAACGTCAACACCCTGATCGCCAGCAAGAAACAGCTGATCGACGGCATCGCCCACGAGCTGCGCACGCCGCTGGTGCGCCTGCGTTACCGGCTCGAAATGAGCGATAACCTGTCCGAAAGCGAGCAGCAGGCGCTGAACCGCGATATCGGCCAGCTGGAGTCGCTGATCGACGAGCTGCTGACCTATGCCCGTCTGGACCGTCCGCAGGTTGCGTTAAACATTGGACCCATCGATCTGCCAAAGTGGCTCGAGGACAAGGTCGATGATATCCGTCTTATTCATCAGGAACGCGACATCCAGCTCGATATCCCGCACGTCGGCGACTTCGGCGGCGTCGATCTGCGCCTGATGGAGCGCGTGCTCGACAACCTGGTCAACAACGCGCTGCGCTATTCCGAACAGCGTCTGCGCGTGGGGCTGTGGTTTGACGGCGACCTCGCCTGCTTGCAGGTCGAGGATGACGGGCCGGGCATCCCGCCGGAAGAGCGCGAACGGGTGTTTGAACCTTTCGTCCGTCTCGACCCCAGCCGCGATCGCGCTACCGGCGGCTGCGGGTTGGGGCTGGCCATCGTCCATTCCATCGCCGTCGCCTACCAGGGACAGGTGTTCGTCGAAGGCAGTTCGCTCGGCGGCGCCAGCTTCCGTTTCTGCTGGCCGGTGAAGCCGACATTCAGTTTAAAAGCCGATCTGGCGTAA
- a CDS encoding AraC family transcriptional regulator — MALIQQHHPFDPDRLPAPVLGIAAELAEHDSGLHWHQRSQLLYAPQGCMTVTLAQQWLILPPTRGVWIPGGIAHRVQLRGRVAYRSLYFDPVLTAAMPPQAAVLAVNPLLAAIVERIAHWPLDSALAQPQARDLLAVLINELSEAQRENTQLRLPQDRRLAAWLATLPESDELPGLAALAQRLNLHAKTLTRLFVRETGLSYQQWCQQWRLMRAIELLATLPSVSAVAQRLGFSSDSAFIAFFRQFTGTTPRRYMQGG; from the coding sequence ATGGCGCTGATTCAACAGCATCACCCGTTCGACCCGGATCGGCTGCCGGCACCGGTGCTCGGCATTGCGGCCGAACTGGCGGAGCACGACTCCGGGCTGCATTGGCATCAGCGCTCGCAGCTGCTGTATGCGCCGCAGGGGTGCATGACGGTCACGTTGGCGCAGCAGTGGCTGATTCTGCCGCCGACGCGCGGCGTCTGGATACCGGGCGGCATTGCGCACCGGGTGCAGCTGCGCGGCCGCGTCGCGTATCGCTCGCTGTATTTCGATCCGGTGCTGACCGCCGCCATGCCGCCACAGGCTGCGGTGCTGGCGGTGAACCCGCTGCTGGCGGCGATCGTCGAGCGCATCGCGCACTGGCCGCTGGACTCTGCGTTGGCGCAGCCCCAGGCGCGCGATTTGCTGGCGGTGCTGATCAATGAGCTGAGCGAGGCGCAGCGCGAGAATACCCAGCTGCGGCTGCCGCAGGATAGGCGTCTTGCCGCCTGGCTGGCCACGCTGCCGGAGAGTGACGAATTGCCGGGGTTGGCGGCGTTGGCGCAGCGCTTGAATCTGCACGCCAAAACGTTGACGCGGCTGTTTGTGCGGGAAACCGGCCTGAGCTATCAGCAGTGGTGCCAGCAGTGGCGGTTGATGCGCGCGATCGAACTGCTGGCGACGTTGCCGTCGGTCAGCGCGGTGGCGCAGCGGTTGGGGTTTTCCAGCGACAGCGCGTTTATCGCCTTTTTCCGTCAGTTCACCGGCACCACGCCGCGGCGCTATATGCAGGGGGGCTGA
- a CDS encoding carboxypeptidase M32 — MTSAHSNTSAYDHLRALFSRLSRFGHLSAIAGWDMQTMMPPGGSKARSEALAELSVLQHQILTAQSTGELLDRAQQETLDELDRANLREMRRQYEDAVLLPASLVEAKSLAGARCEHAWRAQRPANDWDGFVENLREVVKLSREEALIRAQAAGTSRYDALLNLYEPGMRSSDLDRIFGDLKTWLPDLLQRVVAKQANEPCQTPQGPFNVDTQRQLSLSVMKLLGFNFDNGRVDVSAHPFCGGVPEDVRITTRYNEKEFLTALLGIVHETGHARYEQNLPRDLLGQPVALARSTAIHESQSLLFEMQLARGNEFLKILRPLVTAQFGEQPALEEANFIRLNQRVKPGLIRVDADEVSYPAHVILRYEIEKALIEGDIEVEDIPALWNEKMHAYLGLDTIGNYRNGCMQDIHWTDGAFGYFPTYTLGAMYAAQLFHSVRQALPSLGEDIAAGNLQPLFHWLQHNIWRHGSRFPTETLIANATGEALNPRYFRQHLENRYL, encoded by the coding sequence ATGACATCTGCACATTCCAACACGTCTGCTTACGATCACCTGCGCGCCCTGTTCAGCCGGCTGTCGCGTTTCGGCCACCTGTCCGCCATCGCCGGTTGGGACATGCAAACCATGATGCCGCCTGGCGGCAGCAAGGCGCGCTCCGAAGCGCTGGCCGAGCTGAGCGTGCTGCAGCACCAGATTTTAACGGCACAAAGCACCGGCGAGCTGTTGGATCGCGCACAGCAAGAGACGCTGGACGAACTCGATCGCGCCAACCTGCGCGAAATGCGCCGCCAATATGAAGACGCCGTGCTGCTGCCGGCGTCGCTGGTCGAAGCCAAGTCGCTCGCCGGCGCGCGTTGCGAACACGCCTGGCGCGCCCAGCGCCCGGCCAACGATTGGGACGGTTTCGTCGAGAATCTGCGCGAGGTGGTCAAACTCAGTCGGGAAGAGGCGCTGATCCGCGCACAGGCAGCCGGCACCAGCCGTTACGACGCCCTGCTCAACCTGTATGAACCGGGCATGCGCAGCAGCGATCTCGACCGCATCTTCGGCGATCTGAAAACCTGGCTGCCGGATCTGCTGCAGCGCGTGGTGGCCAAACAGGCCAATGAGCCTTGCCAGACGCCGCAGGGCCCGTTCAATGTGGACACCCAGCGCCAGCTGAGCCTCAGCGTGATGAAACTGCTCGGTTTCAACTTCGACAACGGCCGCGTCGACGTCAGCGCCCACCCGTTCTGCGGCGGCGTGCCGGAAGATGTGCGCATCACCACCCGTTACAACGAGAAAGAGTTTCTGACCGCGCTGCTCGGCATCGTGCATGAAACCGGCCATGCCCGCTACGAGCAGAATCTGCCGCGCGATCTGCTCGGCCAGCCGGTCGCCCTGGCCCGCTCCACCGCTATCCACGAATCGCAGAGCCTGCTGTTCGAAATGCAGCTGGCGCGCGGCAATGAATTCCTGAAAATCTTGCGTCCGCTGGTTACCGCGCAGTTTGGCGAACAGCCGGCGCTGGAAGAAGCCAACTTCATTCGCCTCAACCAGCGCGTTAAACCGGGCCTGATCCGCGTCGACGCCGACGAGGTGAGCTATCCTGCCCACGTCATCCTGCGCTACGAAATTGAAAAAGCGCTGATCGAAGGCGATATCGAAGTGGAAGACATTCCGGCACTGTGGAATGAGAAGATGCATGCTTACCTCGGCCTCGACACCATCGGCAACTACCGCAACGGCTGCATGCAGGATATTCACTGGACCGACGGCGCTTTCGGCTACTTCCCGACGTACACGCTCGGCGCGATGTACGCCGCGCAGCTGTTCCACAGCGTGCGTCAGGCCCTGCCTTCTCTCGGCGAGGACATCGCCGCCGGCAACCTGCAGCCGCTGTTCCACTGGTTGCAGCACAACATCTGGCGCCACGGCAGCCGTTTCCCGACCGAGACGCTGATCGCCAACGCAACCGGCGAAGCGCTCAACCCACGCTATTTCCGTCAGCATTTGGAAAACCGCTACCTGTAA
- the rstA gene encoding two-component system response regulator RstA, with protein sequence MHKIVFVEDDPEVGKLIAAYLGKHDIEVLIEPRGDSAQARIEREQPDLVLLDIMLPGKDGMTLCRDLRPTFPGPIVLLTSLDSDMNHILSLEMGANDYILKTTPPAVLLARLRLHLRQHSQQPKEESVQPLTQHNALHFGLLCIDPVNRQVTLGEETVTLSTSDFDLLWELATHAGQIMDREALLQNLRGVSYDGMDRSIDVAISRLRRKLYDNALEPFRIKTVRNKGYLFAPNAWASVQQ encoded by the coding sequence ATGCATAAAATTGTTTTTGTGGAAGACGATCCTGAAGTCGGCAAACTGATCGCCGCCTATCTGGGCAAACACGACATCGAGGTGCTGATCGAACCGCGCGGCGACAGCGCGCAGGCGCGCATCGAGCGCGAGCAACCCGATTTGGTGCTGTTGGACATCATGCTGCCCGGCAAAGACGGCATGACGCTGTGCCGCGATCTGCGCCCCACCTTCCCCGGCCCGATCGTGCTGCTCACCTCGCTCGACAGCGACATGAACCATATCCTGTCGCTGGAAATGGGCGCCAACGACTATATCCTGAAAACCACGCCGCCAGCGGTGTTGCTGGCGCGCCTGCGTTTGCACCTGCGCCAACACAGCCAGCAGCCGAAAGAAGAGTCGGTTCAGCCGCTCACCCAGCACAACGCGCTGCATTTCGGGCTGTTGTGCATCGATCCGGTCAACCGGCAGGTCACACTGGGCGAAGAAACCGTCACCCTGTCCACCTCGGATTTCGATTTGCTGTGGGAACTGGCGACCCACGCCGGGCAGATCATGGATCGCGAGGCGCTGCTGCAAAACCTTCGCGGCGTGAGCTATGACGGTATGGACCGCAGCATCGACGTGGCGATCTCCCGCCTGCGCCGCAAGCTGTACGACAATGCGCTGGAACCGTTCCGTATCAAGACCGTGCGCAATAAAGGTTATCTGTTCGCCCCTAACGCCTGGGCATCGGTGCAACAATGA
- a CDS encoding alpha/beta fold hydrolase has translation MNEITIRCGVTEQGEVPLAYEDWGDEAHPPLLLIMGIGAQLLLWPDDFCRALVAKGFRVIRYDNRDVGLSGKTQAQRTQPLWLLMLRAQLGWQTPVPYTLADMAADATHLLDHLRIPQAHVLGASMGGMIAQVLAADYPQRVASLCILFSSTNQPLLPPPAPSLLWLLVRRPAADLTLQQRREGMKAFLRALGTRFYPPEEAELDALVHRLLKRGVDPEGMQRQLSALLGSGDLRRYSRRIAAPTLVIHGDRDRLVRKAGGVAIARAVANARLHIMPGMGHDLPSPLRPQLAAMIARHALG, from the coding sequence ATGAACGAGATAACGATTCGCTGTGGCGTGACTGAACAGGGCGAGGTGCCGCTGGCCTATGAGGACTGGGGCGATGAGGCGCACCCGCCGCTGCTGCTCATCATGGGCATCGGCGCACAGCTGCTGCTGTGGCCTGACGATTTCTGCCGTGCCCTGGTGGCCAAGGGATTTCGGGTGATCCGTTATGACAACCGCGACGTTGGCCTTTCCGGCAAAACGCAGGCGCAACGCACGCAGCCGTTGTGGCTGCTGATGCTGCGCGCCCAGCTCGGTTGGCAAACGCCGGTGCCTTATACCCTGGCGGACATGGCGGCGGACGCGACGCATCTGCTCGATCACCTGCGTATCCCGCAGGCCCACGTACTGGGCGCCTCGATGGGCGGCATGATCGCGCAGGTGCTGGCCGCCGACTATCCGCAGCGCGTCGCCTCGTTGTGCATCTTGTTCTCCAGCACCAATCAGCCGCTGTTGCCGCCGCCGGCACCTTCGCTGCTGTGGCTGTTGGTGCGCCGACCTGCGGCCGATCTGACGCTGCAGCAGCGCCGCGAGGGGATGAAAGCCTTCCTGCGTGCGCTCGGCACCCGGTTTTACCCGCCGGAGGAGGCGGAGCTGGATGCGTTGGTGCATCGGCTGTTAAAGCGGGGCGTGGATCCGGAAGGTATGCAGCGGCAACTTTCCGCGTTGCTCGGCAGCGGCGATCTGCGTCGCTACAGCCGGCGCATTGCCGCGCCGACGCTGGTCATTCACGGCGATCGCGATCGGCTGGTGCGCAAGGCGGGCGGGGTGGCGATCGCCCGCGCGGTCGCCAACGCCAGATTACATATTATGCCGGGCATGGGGCATGACCTGCCGTCCCCGTTGAGGCCGCAGCTGGCGGCGATGATCGCCCGTCATGCGCTGGGATGA
- the asr gene encoding acid resistance repetitive basic protein Asr yields the protein MKKVLALVVAAAMGLSSVAFAAEAATTAPAATATTATAAPAKAQVKHHGKKAPVQKAQAAKKHHKKAGKKAPAQKAQAAKKHHKKASHKKA from the coding sequence ATGAAAAAAGTATTAGCTCTGGTTGTTGCCGCTGCAATGGGTCTGTCTTCCGTGGCTTTCGCTGCCGAGGCTGCCACCACCGCACCTGCGGCTACCGCAACCACCGCCACCGCTGCGCCGGCTAAAGCTCAGGTGAAACACCACGGCAAGAAAGCCCCGGTTCAGAAAGCTCAGGCGGCCAAAAAGCATCACAAAAAAGCCGGTAAGAAAGCCCCGGCTCAAAAAGCCCAGGCGGCTAAAAAGCACCACAAGAAAGCCAGCCACAAAAAAGCGTAA
- a CDS encoding amino acid permease has product MEKKLGLTALTALVLSSMLGAGVFSLPQNMAQVASPAALLLGWGITGVGILFLAFAMLLLTRLRPDLDGGIFTYAKEGFGELVGFCSAWGYWLCAVIANVSYLVIVFAALSIFTDRGGSVILGDGNTWQALIAESALLWIVHALVLRGVQTAASINLAATLAKLLPLGMFAVLAAIAFKMDVFTLDFKGIALGKPVWEQVKDTMLITLWVFIGVEGAVVVSARARNKKDVGRATMLAVLSALAVYLMVTLLSLGVVPRSELAEMRNPSMAVLMVELIGPWGDVLIAAGLIISVCGAYLSWTIMAAEVPLLAAQHGAFPRVFGKQNCHHAPSSSLWLTNIAVQLALVLIWLTGSNYNSLLTIASEMILVPYFLVGAFLFKVAYRRRDKRLIFAATGACVYGLWLLYASGLMHLLMSVLLYAPGLLVFMYARRGHRDINLLNRLEKSSIFLLLVATLPAGWFMLH; this is encoded by the coding sequence TTGGAAAAAAAACTCGGTCTTACCGCGCTAACCGCTTTGGTGCTCAGCTCGATGCTGGGCGCCGGCGTGTTCAGTCTGCCGCAAAACATGGCGCAGGTCGCCAGCCCCGCCGCGCTGCTGCTGGGCTGGGGGATCACCGGCGTCGGCATTCTGTTTTTGGCCTTCGCCATGCTGCTGCTTACGCGTTTGCGTCCGGATCTGGACGGCGGCATCTTCACCTACGCCAAGGAAGGGTTCGGCGAGCTGGTGGGCTTCTGCTCCGCCTGGGGTTACTGGCTGTGCGCCGTGATCGCCAACGTCTCGTACCTGGTGATCGTGTTCGCGGCGCTGAGTATCTTCACCGATCGCGGCGGCAGCGTCATTCTCGGTGACGGCAATACCTGGCAGGCGCTGATCGCCGAATCCGCCCTGCTGTGGATCGTGCATGCGCTGGTGCTGCGCGGCGTGCAAACCGCGGCCAGCATCAATCTGGCGGCCACCCTGGCCAAGCTGCTGCCGCTGGGGATGTTCGCCGTTCTGGCGGCGATCGCCTTTAAAATGGACGTGTTCACGCTGGATTTCAAAGGCATCGCCCTCGGCAAGCCGGTGTGGGAACAGGTCAAGGACACCATGCTGATCACTCTGTGGGTGTTTATCGGCGTGGAAGGCGCCGTGGTGGTTTCCGCCCGCGCCCGCAATAAGAAAGACGTGGGCCGCGCCACCATGCTGGCGGTGCTGTCGGCGCTGGCGGTGTATCTGATGGTCACGTTGCTGTCGCTGGGCGTGGTGCCGCGCAGCGAACTGGCCGAAATGCGCAACCCGTCGATGGCGGTGCTGATGGTGGAACTGATCGGCCCGTGGGGAGACGTGCTTATCGCCGCCGGCCTGATCATTTCCGTGTGCGGCGCCTACCTGAGCTGGACCATCATGGCGGCCGAAGTGCCGCTGCTGGCCGCGCAGCACGGCGCGTTTCCGCGCGTGTTCGGCAAGCAGAACTGCCATCACGCCCCGTCCTCTTCGCTGTGGCTGACCAACATTGCAGTGCAGCTGGCGCTGGTGCTGATCTGGCTGACCGGCAGCAACTACAACTCGCTGTTGACCATCGCTTCAGAAATGATCCTGGTGCCTTACTTCCTGGTCGGCGCGTTTCTGTTCAAGGTGGCTTACCGCCGCCGCGACAAGCGCCTGATCTTCGCCGCGACCGGCGCCTGCGTCTATGGTTTGTGGCTGCTGTACGCGTCCGGGCTGATGCACCTGCTGATGTCGGTGCTGCTGTATGCGCCAGGGCTGTTGGTGTTCATGTATGCCCGCCGCGGCCACCGGGATATCAATCTGCTGAATCGCCTGGAAAAGAGCAGCATCTTCTTGCTGCTGGTGGCCACGCTGCCTGCCGGCTGGTTTATGTTGCACTAA